From the genome of Symphalangus syndactylus isolate Jambi chromosome 7, NHGRI_mSymSyn1-v2.1_pri, whole genome shotgun sequence, one region includes:
- the LOC129486004 gene encoding inorganic pyrophosphatase-like → MCELVALWQWWRLDSSTMSGFSTEERAVPFSLEYQVFLKNEKGQYISPFHDIPIYADKDVFHVVVEVPRWSNAKMEIATKDPLNPIKQDVKERKLRYVANLFPYKGYIWNYGAIPQTWEDPGHNDKHTGCCGDNDPIDVCEIGSKVCARGEIIGVKVLGILAMVYEGETAWKFIAINVDDPDAANYNDINDVKQLKPGYLEATVDWFRRYKVPDGKPENEFAFNAEFKDKDFAIDIIKSTREHWKALVTKKTNGKGISCMNTTVSESPFKCDPDAAGAIVDALPPPCESACTVPTDMDKWFHHQKN, encoded by the coding sequence ATGTGTGAGCTGGTTGCTCTGTGGCAGTGGTGGCGGCTGGACTCCAGCACCATGAGTGGCTTCAGCACCGAGGAGCGCGCCGTGCCCTTCTCCCTGGAATACCAAGTCTTCCTCAAAAATGAGAAAGGACAATATATCTCTCCATTTCATGATATTCCAATTTATGCAGATAAGGATGTGTTCCACGTGGTAGTTGAAGTACCACGCTGGTCTAATGCAAAAATGGAGATTGCTACAAAGGACCCTTTAAACCCCATTAAACAagatgtgaaagaaagaaaacttcgcTATGTTGCGAATTTGTTCCCCTATAAAGGATATATCTGGAACTATGGTGCCATCCCTCAGACTTGGGAAGACCCAGGGCATAATGATAAACATACTGGCTGTTGTGGTGACAATGACCCAATTGATGTGTGTGAAATTGGAAGCAAGGTATGTGCAAGAGGTGAAATAATTGGTGTGAAAGTTCTAGGCATATTGGCTATGGTTTACGAAGGGGAAACCGCCTGGAAATTTATTGCCATTAATGTGGATGATCCTGATGCAGCCAATTATAATGATATCAATGATGTCAAACAGCTGAAACCTGGCTACTTAGAAGCTACTGTGGACTGGTTTAGAAGGTATAAGGTTCCTGATGGAAAACCAGAAAATGAGTTTGCTTTTAATGCAGAATTTAAAGATAAGGACTTTGCAATTGATATTATTAAAAGTACTCGTGAACATTGGAAAGCATTAGTGACtaagaaaacaaatggaaaaggaaTCAGTTGCATGAATACAACTGTGTCTGAGAGCCCCTTCAAGTGTGATCCTGATGCTGCCGGAGCCATTGTGGATGCTTTACCACCACCCTGTGAATCTGCCTGCACAGTACCAACAGACATGGATAAGTGGTTCCATCACCAGAAAAACTAA